A genome region from Schaalia sp. 19OD2882 includes the following:
- a CDS encoding alpha/beta hydrolase fold domain-containing protein: protein MGHKYDVPALWCEQMGRVVDTQNELAEGAYVTGQSLQEMRQAYRTERAFWNEGGPEVPLTVDRKVPTRHGHVRVRSYRPGDQGSLALIVYVHGGGWVIGDVDTHDRITRTLCHLTGAVVASIDYTLAPEARFPHQIEECRDVVAHIRRHADEWGIDPADVSFAGDSAGANMAAATMLMMRDEGSLPSARSMLLFYGAYGLKDSMSMRLLGGPWDGLTEDDYRYYLDQYFASPADADHPLFNILANDLSCGVPPCHVVAAGLDPLRDDSRTLAEMLTLAGVPHLLTEVEGVIHGFLHHSKMLDQTMEVLAQAAHFHLEHPLDR, encoded by the coding sequence GTGGGACACAAGTACGACGTGCCCGCACTGTGGTGCGAGCAGATGGGACGGGTGGTCGACACCCAGAACGAACTCGCCGAAGGCGCCTACGTCACCGGGCAGAGCCTGCAGGAGATGCGTCAGGCCTACCGCACCGAACGCGCCTTCTGGAACGAGGGCGGCCCCGAGGTCCCCCTGACGGTGGACCGCAAGGTTCCCACGCGCCACGGCCACGTGCGGGTGCGTTCGTACCGACCCGGCGACCAGGGCTCCCTCGCCCTCATCGTGTACGTGCACGGAGGAGGGTGGGTCATCGGTGACGTGGACACCCACGACCGCATCACTCGCACCCTGTGCCACCTGACAGGGGCGGTGGTCGCCAGCATCGACTACACCTTGGCACCCGAGGCGCGCTTTCCCCACCAGATCGAGGAATGCCGCGACGTGGTCGCACACATCCGCCGGCACGCCGACGAATGGGGCATCGACCCGGCGGACGTCTCCTTCGCGGGCGACTCCGCCGGGGCCAACATGGCAGCGGCGACCATGCTCATGATGCGCGACGAAGGCTCCCTTCCCAGCGCCCGCAGCATGCTCCTGTTCTACGGCGCCTACGGGCTCAAGGACTCCATGTCCATGCGCCTGTTGGGCGGACCCTGGGACGGCCTGACCGAGGACGACTACCGCTACTACCTCGACCAGTACTTCGCCTCCCCGGCCGACGCCGACCACCCGCTGTTCAACATCCTCGCCAACGATCTCAGCTGCGGTGTGCCGCCCTGCCACGTGGTCGCGGCGGGACTCGACCCCCTGCGGGACGACTCGCGCACCCTGGCCGAAATGCTCACCCTGGCAGGCGTCCCCCACCTCTTGACCGAGGTCGAGGGCGTCATCCACGGATTCCTCCACCACTCGAAGATGCTCGACCAGACCATGGAGGTCCTCGCCCAGGCCGCGCACTTCCACCTCGAACACCCTCTCGACCGCTGA
- a CDS encoding MFS transporter has product MLSILSGERPARELTFAHRAFLLILVSIGSSIVYTPAYLQYVFDQPLQNALIASGAASQENVATTMGTLLGAYSWTALICYLPSGIVADHVRVRTLAWVGFGSTALLTWWYAFFPSFWVLIGLFVGMGITTILIWWGIRFKLVRLVSEEDAYSRNIGISYGFYGLAGLLLGFFNAWIVSLLADQGGIVPMRTLLLVLGGIIMTLAVLSFFFIPKFKGEFASEGGRFSVGQLGQVLSNPVVWLAALTLFFVYFFYTGVNQTTGYMNDVMKIAPGIVLIVGSVRTYGVSLVSAPAFGAIAEWLRSPSRVIGIGSVVAAIGLAVFAYLPASAGLAYVAVIMAIVLAFVANGVFGICSSQLTEGKVPVGVFGTATGLLSVIGFLPDTFSYIWFGSIRDANQDNPAVAFNQIFLILAGAAVIAAICAFALAFVARKRGATVEADATAEEA; this is encoded by the coding sequence GTGCTGAGCATTCTTTCTGGTGAGCGACCCGCGCGCGAACTCACCTTCGCCCATCGCGCCTTCCTGCTCATTCTGGTCTCCATCGGCAGCTCCATCGTCTACACGCCCGCATACCTGCAATACGTGTTCGACCAACCCCTCCAGAACGCACTGATCGCCTCCGGCGCCGCGAGCCAGGAGAACGTCGCCACCACCATGGGCACCCTGCTGGGCGCCTACTCGTGGACCGCCCTGATCTGCTACCTGCCCTCCGGCATCGTCGCCGACCACGTGCGCGTGCGCACACTGGCCTGGGTGGGATTCGGATCGACCGCTCTGCTCACGTGGTGGTACGCCTTCTTCCCCTCCTTCTGGGTCCTCATCGGCCTCTTCGTCGGCATGGGCATCACGACGATCCTCATCTGGTGGGGCATCCGCTTCAAGCTCGTGCGCCTCGTCTCCGAAGAGGACGCCTACTCACGCAACATCGGCATCTCCTACGGCTTCTACGGACTGGCCGGCCTGCTCCTGGGCTTCTTCAATGCGTGGATCGTCTCGCTGCTGGCCGACCAGGGCGGCATCGTCCCCATGCGCACCCTGCTGTTGGTCCTCGGCGGCATCATCATGACGCTGGCAGTCCTGTCCTTCTTCTTCATCCCCAAGTTCAAGGGCGAATTCGCTTCGGAGGGAGGCCGCTTCAGCGTCGGCCAACTGGGGCAGGTCCTGTCCAACCCCGTCGTGTGGCTGGCCGCGCTGACCCTGTTCTTCGTGTACTTCTTCTACACGGGCGTCAACCAGACCACCGGCTACATGAATGACGTCATGAAGATCGCTCCAGGAATCGTCCTCATCGTGGGATCCGTGCGCACCTACGGTGTCTCCCTGGTGTCGGCCCCGGCCTTCGGCGCAATCGCCGAGTGGCTGCGTTCCCCCTCACGGGTCATCGGCATCGGATCAGTGGTCGCCGCGATCGGCTTGGCCGTCTTCGCCTACCTCCCTGCGAGCGCCGGCCTGGCCTACGTGGCAGTGATCATGGCCATCGTCCTGGCCTTCGTCGCCAACGGTGTCTTCGGCATCTGCTCCAGCCAGCTCACAGAAGGCAAGGTCCCGGTCGGAGTCTTCGGCACGGCCACGGGCCTGCTCTCCGTCATCGGCTTCCTGCCCGACACCTTCTCCTACATCTGGTTCGGCTCCATCCGCGACGCGAACCAGGACAATCCGGCGGTGGCCTTCAACCAGATCTTCCTCATCCTGGCCGGAGCCGCAGTCATCGCCGCGATCTGCGCATTCGCCCTCGCCTTCGTGGCACGCAAGCGCGGCGCCACCGTCGAAGCGGACGCCACCGCCGAGGAAGCCTGA